The Plasmodium berghei ANKA genome assembly, chromosome: 12 genome contains a region encoding:
- a CDS encoding cleft-like protein 1: MRVSILKYVLFSIVICSFEYAKNELYFVNDKEIYLGGNVINFRNNRILAYADNQFDLNEFYESTLSLASQLGDCVEGNKEIAHLRNIIDSHIKKHKGSKTSLDLKNVDSKTKKKINELRKELEEVKKELDNKRNDELAIQPIENKKIIKKDGNSSVSEHEDFKQLKNNENNENNEITSSNRHMKSKLTKKYRKEAIKYILSWLTLVAVSASIPIIGLPSLMILLIPSGLSILFFQWRLIKCNFKLKKIPK; encoded by the exons ATGAGAGTCagtattttaaaatatgttctTTTTTCAATTGTTATTTGTTCTTTTGAATATGCCAAAAAT GAACTATACTTTGTAAACGATAAAGAGATATACCTTGGAGGGAATGTAATAAACTTTAGAAATAATAGGATATTAGCATATGCAGATAACCAATTTgatttaaatgaattttatgaatCAACTTTGAGTCTTGCAAGTCAACTTGGTGATTGTGTTGAAGGTAACAAAGAAATAGCACACCTTCGAAATATTATAGATTCACATATAAAGAAGCATAAAGGAAGTAAAACATCActtgatttaaaaaatgtagatagtaagacaaaaaaaaaaattaatgaacTTCGAAAAGAATTAGAAGAAGTAAAAAAAGAGcttgataataaaagaaatgatGAATTAGCAATACAGCCGATagagaataaaaaaataataaaaaaagatggAAATAGTTCTGTATCAGAGCATGAAGACTTTAAacaattgaaaaataatgaaaataatgaaaataatgaaattacATCAAGTAATCGTCATATGAAATCAAAATTgactaaaaaatatagaaaagaAGCAATCAAATACATCCTGTCGTGGTTGACACTTGTAGCAGTTTCTGCTTCGATACCAATAATAGGGTTGCCGAGCTTAATGATACTACTCATACCGTCTGGGCTttccatattatttttccagTGGAGACTTATTAAATGTAactttaaattaaaaaaaataccaaAATAA
- a CDS encoding BIR protein yields MDANICRNFIYLMTNLPDQLDNNGKYQFKEDIHFKEYCSGNNCSNELEKVNAGCLYFFNTFFKNSDLFQSVAKSNINIVDYIIIWLSYMLNLKGNNNGTSNLTYFYTTNINNDKYTNSITGVDAYSSYKDLIDKRHDLKKMDIKDISKFYAPFKLLCEMYSTFGESTSNCTKCSEKANQFVEKYKELNGDSSNTEGTSYNKILSTLSTDYNNLKNKCSNIASFPEINTSTNTAKITKQTSEQTVQNSAQTSEVALLSSSIGNKLIPVLSIFGAIAFFLGIGYKYSLFKSRKRSRKQHLREKLKNKEENE; encoded by the exons ATGGATGCAAATATa TGTAGGAACTTCATTTATCTAATGACGAATCTTCCCGATCAATTGGACaataatggaaaatatCAGTTTAAAGAAGATATACATTTCAAAGAGTATTGTTCTGGTAATAATTGTAGTAATGAGCTCGAAAAAGTTAATGCTggatgtttatatttttttaatacattCTTTAAGAATTCTGATTTGTTTCAATCTGTTGCAAAAAGTAACATCAATATTGTTGATTACATTATAATATGGTTAAGTTATATGTTAAACCTAAagggaaataataatggaaCTAGCAATCtaacttatttttatactacaaatataaataatgataagtATACAAATTCTATAACAGGTGTTGATGCTTATAGTAGTTATAAGGATCTTATAGATAAAAGGCACGATTTGAAGAAAATGGATATTAAAGATATATCTAAATTTTATGCtccatttaaattattatgtgaAATGTATTCTACATTTGGTGAAAGCACGTCAAATTGCACAAAATGTTCGGAAAAAGCTAATCAATTtgttgaaaaatataaagaactAAATGGAGATTCTAGTAATACTGAAGGCACTTCctacaataaaatattatctaCATTATCAActgattataataatttaaaaaataaatgtagcAATATTGCATCTTTTCCAGAGATAAACACATCAACAAATACTGCAAAAATTACTAAACAAACTTCTGAACAAACTGTGCAAAATTCCGCACAAACATCTGAAGTTGCATTATTAAGTTCGTCGATAGGAAACAAATTAATTCCAGTTTTATCGATATTTGGTGCAatagcattttttttaggaaTTGGATATaag tattcattatttaagtCTCGAAAACGATCTCGAAAACAACATTTAAGAGAAAagctaaaaaataaagaagaaaatgaataa
- a CDS encoding BIR protein gives MTNCLPIENQIQHNDFNVCSIIKRIDDSLSRDKLPTENECLNDVLYTAYCPTKKDGQKGQCVTNGDKISAGFIWLLTMLEALNEECSENEKDHYFEYAILWLSSKSNIIKPGSYVSIDGIYNILEINNSFWYNQFRDKVNKKKKSMNFGDYHMCNLYKLLNELCTLITKYNQDRSNPEAYLEYANKCAETYKNLVTKASAVKNCDSYCDVLSTLKSEYDKFKEENKDPECQLPEFNGIESCKDLCKQKKQKAENDKGLGDGLVDGKVEIDVVPDDNQRNQEESRSGQGATNSVPGENGAQNTPGITFDIGRSVFTSVLNSTFNFAETYEEKIINISNEIPDVYNRTLDNIKNGFGESINFFNEIIENINSDSKKVEIHDDSRYKRHEPHGTGDKSPTSNDSPPPQETPSEASSPSSSTEQTKTPESSHELSEKENYDKTDQKGSIKTVPKSVIKLKNPVTEVTGNGTTGIDVNILKKYKPIGISIIMLLIPIALAIMFKYFSFGWRKELKKKKNMKKVINMFGGNEKTKRVINPTDRKKQVQIIINLSKKKQDKKLTNPSTQKKQDEKVTSSSTQKKQTKQFINSIYWGKYPLLNMYKLMETDPVPFIILYLVFIFYVYRRKCDSLE, from the exons atgacAAATTGTTTACCGATTGAAAATCAAATTCAGCATAATGACTTCAATGTG TGTAGCATAATTAAAAGGATTGATGATAGTTTATCCAGAGACAAATTACCTACAGAAAATGAATGTTTGAATGATGTATTATACACTGCTTATTGTCCTACCAAGAAAGATGGTCAAAAGGGACAATGTGTGACAAATGGTGATAAAATTAGTGCTGGGTTTATATGGTTGTTAACGATGCTCGAGGCTCTTAATGAGGAGTGTtctgaaaatgaaaaagaccattattttgaatatgcTATTTTATGGTTAAGTTCTAAAAGTAATATAATTAAGCCTGGTTCGTATGTTAGTATAGATggtatttataatattcttgaaataaataattccTTTTGGTATAATCAATTTCGTGAtaaagtaaataaaaaaaaaaaatctatGAATTTTGGTGATTACCATATGTGTAATCTATATAAATTACTTAATGAATTATGTACTCTAATTACTAAATATAACCAAGATAGATCAAACCCAGAAGCATATTTAGAATATGCTAATAAATGTGCtgaaacatataaaaatctTGTTACGAAAGCCTCTGCGGTTAAAAATTGCGATTCATATTGTGATGTGCTGTCTACTTTAAAAAGtgaatatgataaatttaaagaagaaaataaagatcCAGAATGTCAACTTCCTGAATTTAATGGAATAGAAAGTTGTAAGGATTTAtgtaaacaaaaaaaacaaaaagcAGAGAATGATAAGGGTTTAGGAGATGGACTGGTTGATGGGAAAGTAGAAATAGATGTCGTACCAGATGATAATCAAAGAAATCAAGAAGAATCAAGAAGTGGACAAGGTGCTACAAATAGTGTTCCAGGAGAAAATGGCGCTCAAAACACACCAGGAATAACTTTTGATATTGGTCGGTCCGTTTTTACGAGCGTATTAAATAGCACTTTCAATTTTGCTGAAACATATGAggagaaaattataaatatctCTAATGAAATACCTGatgtatataatagaactttagataatataaaaaatggttTCGGTGAatctattaatttttttaatgaaattatTGAGAATATAAATTCCGACTCTAAAAAGGTAGAAATACATGATGATTCAAGGTATAAAAGACATGAACCACACGGCACAGGGGATAAATCACCCACATCTAATGACTCACCACCGCCCCAAGAAACTCCATCTGAAGCTTCATCGCCATCAAGTTCTACGGAACAAACTAAAACACCAGAATCGTCTCATGAATTAtctgaaaaagaaaattatgataaaacGGATCAAAAAGGTTCTATAAAAACAGTGCCAAAATCAGTGATTAAACTAAAAAATCCAGTAACCGAAGTAACAGGAAATGGAACAACAGGAATAGATGTTAATATACTCAAAAAATACAAACCAATTGGAATTTCAATTATAATGCTTTTAATACCCATTGCTTTAGCTATTATGTTCAag tatttttcatttggATGGAGAAAGGaattgaagaaaaaaaaaaacatgaaaaaggttataaatatgtttggTGGAAATGAAAAGACAAAAAGAGTTATAAACCCAACTGATCGAAAAAAACAAgtacaaataattataaatttatctaaaaaaaaacaggaTAAAAAGCTTACAAATCCATCTACTCAAAAAAAGCAGGATGAAAAGGTTACAAGTTCATCtactcaaaaaaaacaaactaAACAGTTTATAAATTCCATTTACTGGGGAAAATATccattattaaatatgtataaactTATGGAGACCGATCCTGTaccatttattattttgtatttggtgtttattttttatgtttatagAAGAAAATGCGATTCTttagaataa
- a CDS encoding BIR protein, which yields MDDTLCQKFDLLRMHLPAKLGGTAIYNIENISNFDNYCPNRNCNTDLEKITIGFLWLLEHCYSMSKNKSHDINSINAFFLHMISWFGYQLNQKLEHSSTHINDFYDKNIKNNHKYSKFTHDAYTIGDLKDFMDKRNDFLNINIEDLSKFYDAFKLLCNIYGNVAKNQTSDILLNNANGFVKAYTELNNKYNSEGAPHSQILSALSIDYNNLKKERDNIPSLPEKKTTQDNVQSSKDNSEQISGQFSGQFSEDTSSSSSIGNKLFTVLSIFGAIAFLLGISYKYSLFGFRKRAQKQHLREKIKNIKKRMNY from the exons ATGGATGATACTCTA TGTCAAAAATTTGATCTTTTGAGGATGCATTTACCCGCTAAATTAGGCGGAACCgcaatatataatatagaaaatattagtAATTTCGATAATTACTGCCCTAATAGAAACTGCAACACTGATCTTGAAAAAATTACGATTGGATTTTTATGGTTACTTGAACATTGTTATTCTATGtccaaaaataaaagtcatgatataaatagtatTAATGCATTTTTTCTACATATGATTTCATGGTTTGGTTACCAATTAAATCAAAAGTTAGAGCATAGTTCCACCCATATAAACgatttttatgataaaaatataaaaaataatcataaaTATAGTAAATTTACACATGATGCCTATACAATTGGAGATCTTAAGGATTTCATGGATAAACGAAATGATTTTCtgaatattaatattgaaGATCTGtctaaattttatgatgcattcaaattattatgtaaTATTTATGGTAATGTTGCAAAGAATCAAACAAGCGACATACTGTTAAATAATGCGAATGGTTTTGTTAAAGCATATACAGAGCtaaacaataaatataatagtgAAGGTGCCCCACATAGTCAAATATTGTCTGCTTTATCAAttgattataataatttaaaaaaggaaCGTGATAATATTCCATCCCTTCcagagaaaaaaacaacacAAGATAATGTGCAAAGTTCTAAAGATAACTCTGAACAAATTTCTGGACAATTTTCTGGACAATTTTCTGAAGATACGTCATCAAGTTCATCGATAggaaacaaattatttacagTTTTATCGATATTTGGTGCAATAGCATTTTTGTTGGGAATTTCTTATaag tattcGTTATTTGGATTTCGGAAACGAGCTCAAAAACAACATttaagagaaaaaataaaaaatataaagaagagaatgaattattaa
- a CDS encoding BIR protein yields MNDDLCQNFDLLRMHLPDELTEKAKLNFNDDSDFKNYCPNGSCNTDLEKITAGFLWLLGQYFTKYSKKGHIVNDIKPFFLYIILWLSYKLNQNSEHKTNQINDFYTNHVINSGKYNSFTSAAYKFTDLKEFIDGQKDLFNINIKDLSKFYDASKLICSMYGKVAQNKTSDTLSNAASFVNKYTTLNNDCNIKGTVRSKIFSTLSTDYDNIKNECKDAQCSNFPILPAIKATQNATKGSKQASETISVTNSVKTSAQTFEVTSSSSSIGNKLFTVLSIFGAIAFLLGISYKYSLFGFRKRAQKQYLREKIKNIKKRMNH; encoded by the exons ATGAATGATGATCta TGTCAAAATTTTGATCTTTTGAGGATGCATTTACCCGATGAATTAACCGAAAAAGCAAAACTCAATTTTAATGATGATTCGGATTTCAAAAATTACTGCCCTAATGGAAGCTGCAATACTGATCTCGAAAAAATTACGGCTGGATTTTTATGGTTACTTGGACAATATTTTACTAAATACTCAAAGAAAGGTCATATTGTAAATGATATTAAAccattttttctatatattattttatggtTAAGTTACAAATTAAATCAAAACTCAGAGCACAAAACCAACCAAATAAACGATTTTTATACTAATCATGTAATTAATAGTggtaaatataatagtttTACAAGTGCTGCCTATAAATTTACAGATCTTAAGGAATTCATAGATGGACAAAAAGATttgtttaatattaatattaaagacctttctaaattttatgatgCATCCAAATTAATATGTAGTATGTATGGTAAGGTTGCACAGAATAAAACAAGTGACACACTGTCAAATGCTGCTAGTTTTGTTAACAAATATACAACCCTTAACAATGACTGTAATATTAAAGGTACCGTACgtagtaaaatattttctactTTATCAACTgattatgataatataaaaaatgaatgtaAAGATGCTCAATGTAGCAATTTTCCAATCCTTCCAGCGATAAAAGCAACACAAAATGCTACAAAGGGTTCTAAACAAGCTTCTGAAACTATTTCTGTAACTAATTCTGTAAAAACTTCTGCACAAACATTTGAAGTTACATCATCAAGTTCGTCGATAggaaacaaattatttacagTTTTATCGATATTTGGTGCAATAGCATTTCTTTTAGGAATTTCTTATaag tattcGTTATTTGGATTTCGGAAACGAGCtcaaaaacaatatttaagagaaaaaataaaaaatataaagaagagaatgaatcattaa
- a CDS encoding BIR protein, which translates to MNDYVCRRFLLVRNWLPDQLNSEGKYQFISDKDFKEHCNNKICNTDLEKINAGCLLLFNQFFGSSDLFKYHNNINIVDYIMIWLCYMLNLKKSVEGITNLQHFYDTYINKQEKYTHSINGVTGYSSYKELIDKTNMVSMDIKDISKFYDVFILLCEMYIEFDGKSLNCNKYSGKAKEFVKKYKKLKEDSNITGNSSYNKLLSTLSNDYDNFKKKCSSFNCKDFPLLQEIKTTQPHVQSSKQIPEQTVETSEQSPEQTVQTIQKLEQISEVASSSSSIGNKLFTVLSIFGAIVFFLGIGYKYSLFGFRKRPPKQHLRGKLKN; encoded by the exons ATGAATGACTATGTG tgTAGAAGGTTCCTTCTTGTAAGGAACTGGCTTCCCGATCAATTGAATAGTGAAGGAAAGTATCAGTTTATTAGTGATAAAGATTTCAAAGAGcattgtaataataaaatctGCAATACTGAtcttgaaaaaattaatgctGGAtgtttattgttatttaatCAATTCTTTGGAAGTTCTGATTTGTTTAAGTATCATAATAACATCAATATTGTTGATTACATTATGATATGGTTATGTTATATGTTAAACCTAAAGAAAAGTGTAGAAGGAATCACCAATCTACaacatttttatgatacatatataaataaacaagAAAAGTATACACATTCTATAAATGGTGTTACGGGGTATAGTAGTTATAAGGAACTTATagataaaacaaatatggTGAGCATGGATATTAAAGATATatctaaattttatgatgtatttatattattatgtgaAATGTATATTGAATTTGATGGAAAAAGTCTAAATTGCAATAAATATTCGGGAAAAGCTAAAgaatttgttaaaaaatataaaaaacttaAGGAAGATTCCAATATTACTGGAAATAgctcatataataaattattgtcTACACTATCAAATgattatgataattttaaaaagaaatgtAGTAGTTTTAATTGTAAAGATTTTCCACTCCTTCAAGAGATAAAAACAACACAACCTCATGTACAAAGTTCTAAACAAATTCCTGAACAAACTGTAGAAACTTCTGAACAAAGCCCTGAGCAAACTGTACAAACTATACAAAAATTAGAACAGATTTCTGAAGTTGCATCATCAAGTTCGTCGATAggaaacaaattatttacagTTTTATCGATATTTGGTGcaatagtattttttttaggaaTTGGATATaag tattcGTTATTTGGATTTCGGAAACGACCCCCAAAACAACATTTAAGAGgaaagttaaaaaattaa